GTCCCGGTCGCGCCCTCGCGGGAGTGGGTCGACGAGCTGCGCGGCACGCTGCCGGAGAACCCGACCGAGCGGCGTACCCGCCTGCAGGCCGAGTGGGGCTTCACCGACCTGGAGATGCGCGACACCGTCGGCGCCGGTGCGCTGGGCCTCGTGGCCGAGACCGTCGCCCTCGGCGCCGCCCCCCAGGCCGCCCGCAAGTGGTGGCTCGGTGAGCTCGCCCGCCGCGCCAACGACTCCGGCGTCGAGATCGCCGAGCTCGGGGTCACCCCGGCCGACGTGGCCCGCGTGCAGGCGCTCGTCGACGACGGCACCCTCAACGACAAGCTGGCCCGCCAGGTCTTCGACGGCCTCTTCGCCGGCGAGGGCACCCCCGACGAGGTCGTCGCCGCCCGCGGGCTCGCCATCGTCTCCGACGAGGGCGCCCTCGCGGCCGCCGTCGACAACGCCATCGCCGCCAACCCCGACGTCGCCGACAAGATCCGCGACGGCAAGGTCGCCGCCGCCGGCGCGCTCATCGGCGCGGTCATGAAGGAGATGAAGGGCCAGGCCGACGCCGGCCGGGTCCGCGAGCTGGTCCTGGAGAAGCTGGCCTGACCCCGCTCGCCGTCCCGCTCACGGGCCGGTCCCGAATCGGCCCGGACCGGGGGAGCGGGTTACGCTCCGCCCGCACCACCGACAACTCCACCCACCACGCCCGCCGCGGGGAAAGCCGGTCCGAGTCCGGCGCTGACCCGCAACCGTAGGCGCACCCCGGCTCCGCCGGCGTGCGCGAGCCGGAGCACCTGCTGCGACGCGTCCTGACCTTCGCTGTCGCGGACCAACAGCGGGTCGGCCTCGAGGCCCTCCCGTCTGTGCAGCGGGAAGGAACCTCATGAAGAGCACCACCCTGCGCCGTGCCGCGGCCCTGACCGCCGGCGCCGCCCTCGCGCTCGGCGTCGCCGTCGCCGGGCCGGCCGCCCAGGCCGCGCCGATCGCCAAGCCGGTCGGCGCCGACCCGTCGCCGGCCGCCGTCGGTGCGGCCTACCTGGCCAAGCAGCCGGGCGCCGACGGGATCATCGTGTCCCACTCCGAGTACCTCGGCACCCAGTACGACACGCCCTCGCCGGGCATCACCATCGACGCGGCCCTGTCCCTGGACGCCGTCGGTGGCCAGGCGGCCACCGTCGCCAAGATGGCCACCGGCGTCGAGGCGAGCACCTACCCCACCGGCTCTGCTGGCGGGGCGGCGAAGTTCGCGGCCTTCGAGTACGCCCTGGGTCGCACCGGTGCTGCGCTGAACGCGGCCGTCACGAAGGCCAACGGCGCCATCGCCACGTCCGGCGTGTACGCGGGCCGGCTCGAGAACGCCCCCGGTGCCACCGACTACGAGTCGCCGCTGACCCAGGCCTACGCCGCGAAGGCGCTGCACGACGCGGGTGCCTCGAACGCCGCCATCGCGCTGGACTTCCTGCTCGACCAGCAGTGTGCGGCCGGCTTCTTCCGTTCCGACTTCTCCGACAAGGACGCTGACAACCAGTCCTGCGACCCGGCCGACCCCGACGGCTCCTTGCCGAGCGTCGACTACACCGCCTTCGCGGTGCTGCAGCTGCAGGACCAGAAGGCCGCCGCGCCTGTCGCCGCGAGCCTGTCCAAGGCGATCACCTGGCTGACGACCCAGCAGGGTGCCGACGGTTCCTACGACGGCAACGCCAACTCGACCGGCCTCGCCGCCTGGGCTCTGGGCATCTCGGGCCAGACCAACGCCGCTGTCAAGGCGGCGACCTGGCTCCGAGCGCACCAGCTGGCCAACGCCGGCAGCTGCGCGGTGTTCGCGGCGGCGGACAACGGTGCGCTCGTGGTCGACGACCTCGGCGTCATCAACGCCAAGGCTGCCCCGATGGACATCAACGCCAACAGCACGGCGACCTACGCGACCTCGCAGGCCCTCCCGGCCCTGCTCTGGGCGCCGGGCGGCGCCCAGGCCGGGGAGACCACGCTCTCGGTGGCCGACGCCTTCGTGCCGGCCGGCTCGACGCAGAACGTCACGATCTCCGGCGCACCGGGCGACACGATCTGCGCGTCGACCGGTGGCGCGGGCACCCGCATCGTGCTGCCGGCCAGCGGCACGGCGACGTACCCGCTCACCCTGCCGGCCGCCACCGGCGCGGTGACGGTGAGCACCGTCGACGCTGGCGGCGAGGCCGACAGCATCAAGATCACCGGCCTGACGGCTGCGAAGATCAAGGCCAAGGCGCCCAAGAAGATCGCCCAGGGCAAGAAGTTCAAGGTCAAGGCCACCGGGTTCGCGCCCGGGGAGCCGGTCACGGTGAAGTACCGCGGCAAGACCAAGGAGCTCACGGCCAACGGCCAGGGCGTGCTCCGGGTCAAGCTCAAGGCGACGAAGGTCGGCACGTCCAAGGTCAAGGTGACCGGCGCGCTGAGCAGCCGCAAGGACAAGGTCACGGTCACGGTCGTCAAGTGATCCGTCCGGCCACCGTCTCGCTGCGCCTCGCCGCCGCGGTCCTCGCGACCGCGGCGGCGGGGCTGGTCGGCGCGGTCACGGCCGCACCGGCCCAGGCGGCGACGTGCGGGTCGGGCTCGGGTGTCAGCGTCGTGGTCGACTTCGGCAGCCTGGGCGGCGGCGTGCGGTCGGCCTGCGTCGCGGGCGGTGCGGGCAAGTCGGCCAGCTCGCTGTTCTCGAGCGCCGGGTTCTCGATGACGCCGGTGCAGAACGAGCCCGGCTTCGTCTGCCGGATCGACGGCCTGCCCTCCCCGGACCGCGAGCCCTGCGTCAACACCCCGCCCGACGACGCCTACTGGGGCCTGTGGTGGTCCGACGGCACCTCGGGCTCGTGGAGCTACAGCAACTACGGCGTGGGCAGCCTCAAGGTCCCCGATGGGGCGTACGTCGGCTTCGCGTGGCAGACCGGCGGCAAGAACCCGCCCGGTGTCAGCCCCGCGGCGCACCCCGCCCCGACCACCACCAGTGCAGCCCCGGTGACGCCCACCACCAAGCCGACGACCAAGCCCACGACCAAGCCCACGACCAAGCCCACCAGCAAGCCGACCTCCAAGCCGACTTCCAAGCCGACTTCCAAGCCGACCAACCCCGGTGGCGGGCCGAGTGCCAAGCCCTCGGCGGCCGCGCCGACGCCGACGCCGGGTCAGCCCACGGAGCCGGTGACCTCGGCGGCGGCGACGTCCAGCGCGACACCGGACCAGACCAGCGGGGCACCGTCGCCGACCGGGTCGGCACCGGCGAGCCCGGTGACCAGCAGCGCGGCGGTGGCGCCGACCAGTGCGCCCACGTCGGGGGCGCCGACGAGCCCCACGGGCGGGCCGGACGTGGTGTCCACGCCCGTGGAGCCGCAGAGCGCGGGACAGTCGACACTGCCGGCCTGGGTCGTGCCGCTGGTGCTGGTGGTGATCGCCGGGGCGGGCGTCGCGACGTACGTCGTCAGGAGACGTGCCCGGCCGTCGTCATGAGGGGTCGGCTGCGTGCCCGTTGTTTCCTCCCGGTGGGCGTCGGTGCGGTACCTTCGACAGCCGGGTGGAGCCTCACCCGAGGTCATGGGGACTCAGGAGGAATCGGTGAGCGTGCGCCGGACCAACGTGGTGCGCATGCTGGCAGCGCTGGTGCTGGCGCTCTCGGCGTGCCTGGTCGCGTTCTGGCCGCAGAGCGCCGCGGGCTCGGACCGGGGCGTCGCCGCGGGACCGGCCCAGGCGCCGGTCGCGCTGGCCACCCAGAAGACGCCCACGCCGACCAAGACCCCCACGGTGAGCGTGGCGCCGAGCGACCCCGCTCCGCC
This genomic window from Nocardioides anomalus contains:
- a CDS encoding prenyltransferase/squalene oxidase repeat-containing protein, which gives rise to MKSTTLRRAAALTAGAALALGVAVAGPAAQAAPIAKPVGADPSPAAVGAAYLAKQPGADGIIVSHSEYLGTQYDTPSPGITIDAALSLDAVGGQAATVAKMATGVEASTYPTGSAGGAAKFAAFEYALGRTGAALNAAVTKANGAIATSGVYAGRLENAPGATDYESPLTQAYAAKALHDAGASNAAIALDFLLDQQCAAGFFRSDFSDKDADNQSCDPADPDGSLPSVDYTAFAVLQLQDQKAAAPVAASLSKAITWLTTQQGADGSYDGNANSTGLAAWALGISGQTNAAVKAATWLRAHQLANAGSCAVFAAADNGALVVDDLGVINAKAAPMDINANSTATYATSQALPALLWAPGGAQAGETTLSVADAFVPAGSTQNVTISGAPGDTICASTGGAGTRIVLPASGTATYPLTLPAATGAVTVSTVDAGGEADSIKITGLTAAKIKAKAPKKIAQGKKFKVKATGFAPGEPVTVKYRGKTKELTANGQGVLRVKLKATKVGTSKVKVTGALSSRKDKVTVTVVK